A window of the Lolium perenne isolate Kyuss_39 chromosome 7, Kyuss_2.0, whole genome shotgun sequence genome harbors these coding sequences:
- the LOC127311594 gene encoding uncharacterized protein, translating to MSEQQQLPQPRSSMREALQKEDKEKAAAVPTKEKAAVPPPPVAAPPMAKNGGKNGGNGAPPAAEETTREIQVVREAYRQPAAPAYVMPEEPPAMVELVGWYLYGFCSYFITHLLLPVLFPAIVTQVAFPNSDFTPETKYMLKGASCSIHEMSMYQRLTRHSIAISDSNMSPLGWSALSWAIGILIVAPLLTQVAHHLDRGQYQSLILIAATSFGSFFCLLTGFFKTVWVFLFYILFIAAAIIIAEAVHTRNLGLMIRGLAAHDSGKHLVLRRRAAASQLSLYCTAIGGIGAALMAAFMYHMLRRTDQLTGLWVVSIFSGLIWFIGICHGLFTNRPSSSSPTTAFEPNFFTKLSYSMTLARYPQAIGSLVAVFLSSFATMCIFTSGTLYAIGGVCIKPVLVLVLWILYFLFPLISLPLLHPIQIIIRADAVRMQLLGFIIALFVSGAGFYFKNHRWRAAHIIVIALVQSTANGILHSFGRILLLDASPPGKEGAFAIWYAYVRCIGAMIGFAAASAGPGRAGGSFAAAFLGCFLGIIVLIFGNVSNVGALKAAGHLKGMEDEKRMGEKGEGMSAVADSGEGRGRV from the exons ATGTCGGAGCAGCAGCAGTTGCCGCAGCCTCGGAGCAGCATGAGGGAGGCGCTGCAGAAGGAGGACaaggagaaggcggcggcggtCCCGACCAAGGAGAAGGCGGCCGTCCCGCCCCCGCCCGTCGCCGCCCCGCCCATGGCCAAGAACGGCGGCAAGAACGGCGGGAACGGCGCGCCGCCGGCGGCCGAGGAGACCACGAGGGAGATCCAGGTCGTCAGGGAGGCGTACCGCCAGCCGGCCGCGCCCGCCTACGTCATGCCCGAGGAGCCGCCCGCCATGGTGGAGCTCGTCGGCTGGTACCTCTACGGCTTCTGCTCCTACTTCATCACCCACCTCCTGCTGCCGGTGCTGTTCCCGGCCATCGTCACCCAGGTCGCCTTCCCCAACTCCGACTTCACGCCGGAGACCAAGTACATGCTCAAGGGCGCCTCCTGCTCCATCCACGAGATGTCCAT GTACCAGAGGCTGACCAGGCACTCCATTGCCATTTCTGACTCCAACATGTCACCCCTGGGCTGGAGTGCTCTGTCATGGGCCATCGGCATCCTCATCGTGGCGCCGCTCCTCACCCAGGTTGCGCACCACCTTGACCGTGGCCAGTACCAGTCGCTTATCCTCATCGCCGCCACTTCATTTGGCTCATTCTTCTGCCTCCTCACTGGCTTCTTCAAGACAGTTTGGGTGTTCCTGTTCTACATTCTCTTCATTGCTGCGGCTATCATCATTGCTGAGGCTGTGCACACCCGTAATCTTGGGCTGATGATCCGTGGCCTTGCTGCTCATGACTCAGGCAAGCACCTTGTCcttcgccgtcgtgctgctgccaGCCAGCTCAGTCTGTACTGCACTGCCATTGGCGGTATCGGGGCAGCGCTCATGGCCGCATTCATGTACCACATGCTAAGGCGCACTGACCAGCTCACTGGCCTTTGGGTTGTCTCAATCTTCAGTGGCCTTATCTGGTTCATTGGCATCTGCCATGGTCTCTTCACAAACAGGCCCAGCAGCTCATCACCCACCACAGCATTCGAGCCCAATTTTTTCACCAAGCTCAGCTACAGCATGACCCTTGCCCGTTACCCACAGGCCATTGGAAGCTTAGTGGCAGTGTTCCTGTCATCTTTTGCCACAATGTGCATCTTCACCAGTGGCACATTGTATGCTATTGGTGGTGTCTGCATCAAGCCAGTCCTTGTTCTTGTTCTATGGATCCTCTACTTCCTGTTCCCGTTGATTTCGCTTCCATTGCTCCATCCAATCCAGATAATCATCCGTGCTGATGCAGTTCGTATGCAGCTGCTTGGGTTCATCATCGCCCTGTTCGTGTCGGGTGCTGGGTTCTACTTCAAGAACCACAGGTGGAGGGCAGCGCACATCATCGTTATTGCTCTTGTCCAGAGCACAGCCAATGGCATCCTGCACTCATTCGGTCGCATCTTGCTGCTTGATGCCTCACCGCCAGGCAAGGAGGGCGCATTTGCCATCTGGTATGCGTATGTACGCTGCATTGGTGCGATGATCGGTTTTGCTGCCGCATCAGCTGGCCCTGGGCGCGCAGGAGGATCGTTTGCTGCTGCATTCCTAGGCTGCTTCCTTGGCATCATTGTGCTCATCTTCGGAAATGTCAGCAACGTTGGGGCGCTGAAGGCCGCCGGGCATCTCAAGGGAATGGAAGACGAGAAGAGGATGGGTGAGAAAGGTGAAGGCATGAGTGCAGTTGCAGATTCAGGTGAAGGCAGAGGGAGGGTATGA